From the genome of Natronococcus sp. CG52:
CGATACCGGAGATTCGAGCAATGTACCGGCAAGCAGTGAGGAGGCTCTTAGACGAGGTTGCGGACACAGAGGAGTTCTTTCGAGCTGGTATCGTCGCTATCGACATCACCGAAGATGCTCCGTTCACAGGGGACAGAGCGGGCCACGAGGACGAAATCATTGGGACGAAGGTGCTTCGTAGGATCGCTAGCCGAGGCTTGATTTCGCTGTGTTCACTAATTCAGCCGCCAGTAAGAAACCGAGACACGGCGGTCGATCCTACGGATATCTAACCATTCGGCGAAGATTATGGTCGTATTTAGTTTGTAGCACTGTGCCAGACGGCGAAGGCTTGGAGCCACGATTCTGCGGTCGTTGGTCTCGCGTGGCTGAAACAGTTTGAGAAGGAAGAGGTTCGGCGTTTTACCTCCCGAAAGATACGTTCAACAGCGTTCCGATTTCCGTATTTCTCGTATCGAAATCGGAGCCCACGTCACCGGAGTGCTGTCTGAAGAGGGTGTGCTCCATCGACGAGAAACACGGTGTCGGAGAGATCATGTTTCTCAGCTAGTTCCCGCAGAAAGATCTCTGTCAAAGCGGTCGTGGTTGTCGAAAATAGCCGTATATGGAGCAATTCGTTCGTTTCGGGATTGACCGCAGCGTACAGCCAGTACTGCTGATCGTCGATCCGAATCACGGTCTCGTCGAGCGCGACGTGATTCGGAGAGACCCTATCAGTCGGCTGTAGATCGCACTTGTGCACCCAGTCGTGGACTGCTTTCCGTGATCGTTCGACACCGAACTTCTCTAATTCTCGAACGATATTTGAAAGCGAGAGGACAGCCAGATGGAGTCGAATACCGAGCTCCATCAGCTGACGCGGTGTCCGCTCTCGCTCCACAAAACTCAAATCGATCCAGTCGCTACACCCGCTGAGGCGGTCGATTTTTGGCATTGACACCATGAAATCGTGCCGCCTCACCTTTCACGCTTAACTAAACACCGCCCCGGCGGCCCGCGTCCTGGTGCTGTCGACTACGCGTTGATGTTCCCCTTCGAGTCCCAGATTTCGGTGAGGAGGTCGACGAACAGCGCCGTTCGCTTCGGATAGCCGTCGCCGGTCGTCTTGTCGAGCGGACAATTCTCGAGGTTCGTGACAAGATCACAGGTGTGGGGCATTTCCCCCACGACCTCGCGAACGTCAAAAGAGATCCTGTTGTTGCTGTCCGTCTTCACCCATGCGACTGCACTCTGTTGATCTGTGTATTCAATGGTGTACGTCTCTCCGCCGGCTAATTCGACGATGCTCTCCATGTGCCCAACTTCAAGGCAGTGGCCCTCGCGTTCCAGGTAGAGTGTCTCGTCCTCAATCCGGGGTTCGTATCGTGGGTGGTCCGTCATCGTGTGTTAACTAAAGGCGCAGTTCACGCAGGGATAAATGATGTGTTCTTTTCTGCCCCGCTGTTCAGTGCGGAACACGAGCCGACCGCAAGGTCGCCGTCGTTCGTCTTGGCAACTGCACGGTACTCATAGTACCGCCTGCTCATGAGTTCGTCGAGGCGAACCGGGAACGTTCCCGGTTCCTCGAGGATTCGAGCGGCGGTCGCCGATGTCGCGGCTGGTGAGGGCTTCATTCCCACGAGGTCGCGCAGTTCCGCAGTACAGAGCGTGCCGATGTTGTGGGTCGTGACCAGGAGCCCGATGAACACTTCGTCGCTCAACTCGATCTGATCCGCGTCGACACAAACCGGGAGACAGCATTGAACGCACGTGCGGGGACCTCGAGGTTGCCCGCGTTCGAACTTACGAGAACTTGGTGTTGAGTTCGATCACGTTCGCGGCTCGCTGGACGCTCTCGGCGAGTTCACCGTGGAGGTAGTCGTCCGTGATCCGGCTGGCCGGTCCCGTAATACTGATCGCACCGAGGACGGTCTGTTCGTTCCTGACGGGCGCGGCAATACAGCGAAGCCCCTTAATATTCTCCTCGTCGTCGATCCCGTACCCTCGTTCGGCGGTTGTCTCGAGCTCCTTGAAGAGGGTGTCGGGATCCGTAATCGTTTTCGGCGTCTTTGGCGTAAACGAGGCGTTGCTGACGATCTCTTCCCGTCGTTCTGCGGGGAGAAACGCGAGGATGGACTTCCCGAGAGAAGTCGAGTACATCGGCTGCTTTCTACCGGCGCGCGAGACCGTCTCGACCGCTCGATTTCCTCGCGCCTTGTAGAGGTAGGAAACCTGGCCGTGTTCCTCCAGACCGAACTGGACAATCTCGCCGGTTTCGTCCGCCAGTTCGTCGACCTCGTCGACGATCACGTCGTAGTTGACGACCTGTTCGCGCACGTCGTTTGCCATGTCCAGTACCTGAAGGCTCAGCCGATAGCCGTCCCCGTCGTGGACGATGATCTCTTGGCTCTCGAGCGTCTGGAGGTGACTGTGGATCGTACTCTTCGAGTGGCCGAGTTCGTCGGCGAGTTCGGTTACGTTGGGCCGATGGTTCTTTCGAATGGCATCGAGAACCGTGAATGAAATCTCGACTGATTGGATCCTGCGTCCGGTGCGTTTGTTGGGAGCGTTTGCCATACCACGTACAGTATTTTTCAGGCACATAAAATTGTTCCCTTGAGCGGAACTAGTGGCAACGGTATCCGTCGGCGAGTGGCCCGCTCTGATCGTTCAAACGGTAGTGACGATCATTGACGCTTCGCGTACGTCGGGGGTGTGGTGCTTATTCACAGCAGAAACATGACCTGAAAACCGTGATTGTGAATCTCACTGAGTGCTCTACCGCAACCGGGTTTGGCATTACCCATATACGAACGCACCTAGAGCTCGAATTACGGAGTATTGGGCCTTGAGAGTGAATATCTGGAATCCGTCTTTCCACCCACTAGCTAATATCAACAGGTTTTTATACTCATATTCGTGTAATAAATCGTATCGTAACTATACAACCATACCTTTGTAAAATTCGGCGAGGGGGAACCAGTCGGCGACGAGAGGCCGATAAACGCTCGCAGTGAGTCGGCCGGCTACCAAGGTCGATGGCTATCAATATAATCATGATCTTTTCGACACGTACCTGAGGTTGGATCGAAGGCTCGGTCCGCCGTTCAGCACCGACCTATTCCGATAGCCGTCGAGAACGCGAGAATCGAAGCTAGTCGGCTGCGTATCGGCGGCAAAAAGTGAACGGTCAGCAGCGCATTGCACTTCCGATTCGGCGCGGTCGGCGGGACCAACCTCACACCCGAGAGAACGGCGTCGGAAGCGTCCTGTCCCATAACGACCTTCGGTCCGTCGGGCCACAGCGGCTGCTCATTAGCCATCGTGATCATGCTCCCGGTTCCGGTCACCGGCATCAATTCCAGGTCGATCTCGTTGTACTCAATGTAGGCCGCCACCGGTCCCTACGCGTTAATGTAGATCGTACTGCTGACGGCTCGTCGATGGCGTACGCAGTCCCGAACGGTAATCGCCTCTGACAATTGCAGTGTTCGTTTCGTCGTCGCTGTGTTCGAGCGCGCGTTCGAAGTCGTACTCCGCGTCGTTCGCCACGACCGAACCCGAGCCGCTCTTGAGTCGCGGGTGTCGTCCGACTATACTCGTCCAGAAGTTCGCTGCAATGGTCACCTCTTTGCTGTAATCCATCACCGACGTGCCATAGGAATGGGTTCCCTTCGAGTGAGTCGAATCGTCGAGACGCTCCGCGATGAAGTTGTTACATGCATGATATCGATTTCTCGGGACCGCTGTTGGTCGAGATGCTCTTGTCGGTCCCTGACTCACCTACCAGTGCTTGAAAATGACGTTCGAACCGTTGTCGTTGCCCAGACTGTCGACCGGCGCTCGAATCTCGTCACCGGGTTGGGCACGGAGGTGCTGGAAGATCACGTCGTCGGCGTCAACGCCGATTGCGCCCCTGATGACCATAATCTCCGCAGTAGTCCCACTGTTGGGTATATTCAGCGTGTGCGTGTTGACGTCGTAGTCGGGATAGCCGCCGACCTCCATTTAACTGTCGATCCACTCTCCCTCTCGCTCGAGGATATCATGCACAATTGGCTCCTCGTAGTCGGTTCAGTCGGCTGGCCTGGCACCGGCGTTCGCTAGGTTGTGTTCGACGACATCGGTTCCAGTCCCTCTCGCCACAGCGGCCGTTCCGCGAGTTGCGTGACGTTGTCATAGACCATTGGCACGTCCGAATCCGTGTAGTTGTCGTCGACGTATGCGTCCATCGAATCGCTGTTTCGGCTGAAGACATTCGGGACGTCCGTCGTGGGTCTGAGATAGGCGTTGCCGACGATACTCACAACCGTCGAGTCGTCCGTCCAGGTCCCAGTATCGGAGTTGTATATCTCGTTGTTGACGACGCTCTCCGTTCCGGCCTTCAGTCGCGGATTCCGGTCCTTGTTGTGCGCCCAAACGTTCCCGGCGAGCGTGACGTTCTCTGCGTAATTGCCGATAAGCGAGCCGTAGACCCGTGCACACTTCTCGTGGACCGAATCGTACAACCCTTCCGCGTGAATGTTGTTAGTGAACGTGGTGTCGACGGTGTTGTAGTCGACTGAGAGCGTCTGCTCGATACCCCAGGCCGTCGTTCAGTGGTCCCAGACGTTGTTCCTCGTGTCGTCGCCCGTCCTGCTGTCGGGGATCCAGTCCTCGTCGTCTCGGCCCGCGTCGCCGGCGAAAAAGCGTAGGTGCTGAACCACGCACTCGTCGGCCTGGATGTTCACCCCGCCGCGAACGAGGGCGACCCCTGGGGACGACGCCGTCTGACCGGCCAGATAACACTTGTCGTGTGAGATCGGCATCCATCGATCCTCTCCGCCGAGGTCGATTACGCCGCTGGTCTTGAAGACTACCAGTCACTCGTGGTCCACGTCGATCGCCCGTTCGAACTGCTCGCGCGTGGACTCGGTGATCGTGATGACCGGCGTCTCGTCGTCGAGCCACGGGGCGGGTTCCGCAAAGCCATCGTCCGGATCGAACGCCGATTTCGATGACGGGCCGTTTGCCGCCGATCGCCCACCGGATGCGTTTTCGGTGACCAACAGGTCGCCGTCGCTCGTGACGGTCCCAGAGGCGTCGGTTTCGATGACCGCCCGTTGGTCGTAGATCCGTCGACCCGATAACCCGCTTGCCTCGATACTGAACTCGCCCGGTTCTGTGAGCGTTTGCCGTTCGTCGGTTGCAACCTACTCAGACTGTGGCACTTCTCGATACTCAACGTATACTTCGGCCATTTCCGAATCGTTTGCGTGCTGTACGGAACGTATTACCGCATTAGTTCGTCTCACCGGTATTAGTTGGTTTAGTTCGTCACGGTCAGTGCCTTCTCAAGCCGGTCGCTACGTGCGTCGATAGTATTGCCGGAAGGGGAATCTACGTATGGAGAAGAACGAAATGGCTAGTTAGAATGCCGACAGCGCATCGTAACTATGTCGATGGAGAGTGGGTAGAATCGCGTTCTGGAGACACATTCGAGGTACTGAATCCCGCAAACACTAACGAAGTCGTCGGGGAGTTCCAGTCGTCGACCGCCGAGGACGCCGAAGCGGCCGTCGAGGCCGCGGTTGTCGCCGAGGAGGAGTGGGCGGCGACCCCCGGTCCCGAGCGCGGCGCGATCCTCGAGGAGACTGCTCAGATCCTCGATGAACAGAAGGAAGGGCTGACCGAGACGCTGACCCGCGAGGAGGGCAAGACCCTCGACGAGGCCAGCGGTGAAGTCCAGCGGGCGATCGATATCTTCCGCTACTACGCCCAGAAGGCCCGCGACCTCGGCGGCGCCGTCAAATCCCCCAGCGGCGAGGACAAGAACCTCTACACCAAGCGCGAGCCGCTGGGCACCGTCGGACTGATCACGCCGTGGAACTATCCCGTCGCGATCCCTGCCTGGAAGCTCGCGCCCGCGCTGGCGGCGGGCAACACGGCCGTCCTCAAGCCCGCCTCGGCGGCGCCGACCGTCGCCTGGAAGCTGATCGAGGCGCTCGACGAGGCCGGCCTCCCCGCCGGTGTCGCCAACTACGTCACCGGCTCAGGCAGCGAGGTCGGCGGCGTGCTGACCGAACACGAGGGCGTCGACGCCGTCTCCTTCACCGGTTCGACGGCGGTCGGCACCGCCGTCGCACAGGCCGCCGCGGACGACCTCAAGCGCGTCCAGTGCGAGATGGGCGGGAAGAACCCGACGGTCGTCATGCCCAGCGCCGACGTCAACGAGGCCGTCGACATTGTCGGCGCCGGTGCGTTCGGCGTCACCGGCCAGGCCTGTACCGCCTGCTCCCGCGCGATCGTCCACGAGGACATCTACGACGAGTTCCTCGAGGGGGTCGTCGACTACGCCGAGTCGATCGGGATCGCCCCTGGCGTCGAGAACGCGGACATGGGCCCCCACGTCACGAACAGCGAGCTCGAGGGCACTCTCGAGTACGTCGAGATTGCCGCCGAGGAGGACGGTGCGACCCTCGAGACCGGCGGCGAGCGCCTCACCGGCGACGAGTACGACGACGGCTACTACGTTGAGCCGGCGGTCTTCTCGGACGTGACCAACGACATGCGCATCGCCCAAGAGGAGGTCTTCGGCCCGGTGCTTGCGGTGCTGAAGGTCGGGAGCTTCGAGGAGGGCCTCGAGGTCGCCAACGACGTCGACTACGGTCTGTCGGCCAGCATCGTCACGCAGGACCTCACCGAGGCCAACGAGTTCGCCGAGAGCGTCGAGTCGGGCGTCGCGAAGGTCAACGAGAAGACGACCGGGCTCGAGCTCCACGTCCCCTTCGGCGGCTACAAGGGGTCCTCGACGGACACCTATCGCGAACAGGGCGACGCCGGGCTGGACTTCTTCACGTCGACGAAGACGGTCTATCTGAACTACTAGACGGTCGCCATCACCGTCCCATAGCAAGCGGATTTTTTCGTGCCGGCCCTCACGGGCCGGTCGTTCGCGACGTAGCGGCTGCACTCGCGCCCGCGAGTTCGGAGACGGCCGTTCACTCGCCGCCAAGGCGGGTCGGCGGGACGATCCCGGGGTGGTCGAGTCGGAGGCGGTCGCCGACCTCGACCTCCTCGATGACGCGCGGGTACTCCCAGGGCGTGGCTGCCTTCGAGAGCGCGCCCGGGTCTGCCTGTATCGACCGCCACCGTCGCCAATGGGTCGGCACCAACCGGTCGATCCCGACGGCGTTCGCGGCGTCGATCACGTCCTGGGTGTCGTTGTACAGCTTCCGGCGGATGACGTCGCCGTCGTCTAGGAGACGGGCCGTCGTCCCGTACGACAGCATCCCCATGTCGACGTCGAACTCTTCGCCGACCTCGCGGAAGGCCTCGCAGGGACGGTTGTCGCCGCCGTGGAAGATCGTCCCCTCATCGTGCTCGAGGACGTAGGTAACGCTGCCATCGGCGTCGGGGTCACGGCCGTCACGGACGTGGATGGTCAGGTCGCCGACCTCGTAGCTGTCGCCGGGTTCGGCGACGATCTGCTTCTCCTCGAGGACGTCGCTAACGTCGTGATTCTCGTAACACTCTGGCGGCGCGTGCACCGATCCGCCGTGCTCGAGCAGGGGGCCGAACGAGGGCGGCCAGAAGTGGTCGCGGTGGTCGTGCGTGCAGAACACGGCGTCGCAGGCCTCGGCCCACTGCGGTTCCATCGGCACCGGCAGCATCCGCGCGATGTACTCGCGGTCCCGTTCGGTGCTGAAGTACGGGTCGATGAAGATCGTCGTTTCGGTCGTCCTGATCGCCCAGCCGGTCACGCCGAGGAACCACAGGGAGACGCCCTCGACCGGCGACCCGTAGAGCTCCTCGCGGGCCCACCACTCCCCCCAGTCGCTGTTGACCGTCATCGACTCACCCGATAATCTGTACTGTGGGCCTCACTGTTGCGATCCATGCGAAACCGTTCCGCTCGGCGGTGCGTAAACCTTTCGGCGCGATTCCGCGTCGCAGGTACGGACCCGCTTCGCAGTAGTTTGTGATACGCTTTCGTTGTTCCGGCCGGAGTCTGGACCCGAGTCTCCCCGATTTCGGTACGTGCATGTGCCAACCTTTTGCTCTGCGCTTCCTCGCTTCGGTCGGTCGCTCGGCAAAACGGTGATGAAAAGCACTCCTCCCTCCCCTCCGGGTCGGTCGTCGGCCGGCCCGCTCGCTCCCTTTGGTCGCTCGCGGTGAGTGCACACTTCCCCGCCTCTCCTGTCCGGAGCTTTCGCGCTCAAAACCGAATATGAAACCGTGCTACTATCTACTGCTCAGCCGCGGAGATGAGGCTCTGTCGGTGGTCAACAGTCGAATCCCGATCCGGTGTCGGCCCAGATCTGTGGTCGTTACTCCGTTTCCACGTTCTCACTCCGGCGGCGCGTCCCACTCCTCGCCGTCGTCTTGCGGATCGTAGCCGATCCGCGCGCGAGCGTGTTCGAGGTCGTACCAGCGCCGGTGGTTGTCACTGACGCCGCTGAAGATATCGAACGCGACGCTGTCGTCCTGGAGACAACAATCGATCTGGTGGGCGAAGTCCCGACGGGACTGCCACGTGGCTTTCATCCGGGCGACCTGTTCTTCGTACGCATCGCTGCCGCGCTTCCAATCGCCCTCCGCGACACCGATCTCGGCGTCACCGTAGGGATGGTCGTACTCCTCGCTTCGAACGCTGCAGATCCGGATCGCGTAGAACTGCCGTGGGTACTCACAACCCTCGACGTAATACCGGCCCAGATCCTCGCCAAAACTCTTGGAAGCGCCGTAGTAGGAGTCGGGACGTACCGGATCGGTGTGATCGACGACGAGGTCGTGGTTGCACTCGTAGATTTCGGGGGCGTTCTCGATTTCGTACATCCCCATGACGTGGTTGGTCGAACCGAAGACGACCGAGTCGACTTCGGCTTCGCGGGCGGCCTCGAGGACATTGTACATCCCAACGATGTTGGGTTCGAAGATATCCTGCCAGTTGCCGTCAGTGTATGGGTAGGCGGCGAGGTGAACGATGGCGTCCTGCCCTTCGCAGGCCTCGCGGAGCGCCTCGTAGTCCGCGACGTCGCCCACGACCGTCTCGTACTCGGCGTAGGGCCCCTCATCTCGGTCCGACCGGTTGAAGTACGTAAATTCGTACCGGTCGTCGTCGTGCAAGTGATCGATGATTGCGGTACCGCACCGGCCGTACGAACCGGTCACTAGTACGTCCATACGTATAGCCCGTCCGGGGAGACTATCAAAATACCGGTCCCGTAAGCGGGTGGCGCTGTCGGGCGGGTCCAGCGGACCGATTACTCCATCATGACGGTCACCGATCCGTCGAAGTTCAGCAGAACGCGCTGGGTGACATCGCCGAAAATGGCCTTACCGGTTGGCGATCGTTTACGGCCGACGATAAAGACGTGATCACAGCCGAGTCGCTCGGCCGTTGACAGAACCTCGTCGTCGATGTCTGCTTCGTCGGTGATGGCCGTCTCGATATCGACGTTGACGTCGATATCGTCAACCACGTCCGCAGTGAACTCTTCGGCGACCTTTCGCGTCATCGCCGTTGCGTCGGTTTTTTCGTACGTGGTTCCCTCTATCTCTTCGACCCACGCGATCGCGTCGTTGTTCTCTTTGGCCGCATCGGGGTCGTCCACGCCAGCACCACCAGTTCCGCGGCGCCGTTTTGGGCGAACTCAGCGGCGTCGGTGAGAAGTCGTCTGTGGGTGTCGGTATCATCGATAGCGACGAGTGCACGCTGCATACCGGCTATCCTGGCCGGCAGTCGGATAAAGGTACTCCGCCGACGGGACGTGCCGTCGACCCGCCGATCGCAACTCAGTCGTCCCGATACCGCTCGAGTGTGTCCTGATCGATCTCGATACCAAGCCCTGGTTCCTGTGGCACGTCGATGGTGCCACCTGACGGATCGAACGGCGTCTCGAGGAGATCGCTGCGAAGCGGGTTCTCGCTGCGGTCGAACTCGATCAGCATTGGTTCGGGGACATTTCGCGTGTGGGGATAGTTCGAGACGCTGGCGGCGAACTGCACCGCGGCGGCCATCCCAACGGCGCTGTTCCAGATGTGTGGCCTGACGGCGACGTTCTCGGTCGAGGCCATCCCGGCGATCAGCCGCGCCTCCGAGAGCCCGCCACAGCGGCCGAGGTTCGGCTGGACGATGTCGACCATCCGGTCGTCGATCAGCTGTTTGAACGCAAAGCGGCCGTAGTGGGCTTCGCCGGCGGCGATGGGAACGTCTATCTTCCCCCGCAGTTCTCGGTAGCCCGACCGGTTCTCCGGCGGAACCGGCTCTTCGATCCACGTCACGTCGTACCCTGCAATGGCCTGTGCCGACTTGACGGCCTGGTGTGGCCGGTAGTTGCCGTTCATGTCGACCATCAGGTCGGCGTCCTCACCCATGATCTCACGTGCCGTACGCACGCGCTCGACGTCCGACTCGGTGCCAGCCCCGATCTTGATCTTCGCGGCGGTAAACCCCTTGTCGACGGTCTCGCGGATCGGTTCCTCGATCGGCCGGTCGGTCTCCGTGAAGTACATCGTCGAGGCATAGGGAGTCAGTTCCTCGCAGTGCGTTCCCCCGAGCAGCCGGTGAACCGGTCGGCCGACGGTCTTCCCGATGATATCCCAGCAGGCGATGTCGATCGCACTGACGGCGCTCTGAACGAACACGTCACCGCCGAAGTGATACGGATCGGTGTAGGATTCTTCGGCGAGCGACTCGACCTCGAACGGATCCATTCCGATGACGTTGTCGGCGAACAGTTCTTCAATCGTCGCCGTCGCGATCGGCCCCGGCGCGAACGCCTCCCCCCAGCCGACGGTCCCGTCGTCCGTCTCGAGACGCACCAGCGTCGTCCCGCGGTCGGTCCCGAAGCCCCGTGCGTCTCCGAGCCCTCGTCCGTCCGGCAATGAGTGTGCGAGCGGAATCACCTGAATATCTGTAATCTCCATGGAGAATTCGACAGAGCCCCGATCAATATAATTTACGTTGACCGGTCCAGTACGGCGCGTCTGCGAGACCTCGATGAGACCGCCTATTCACTGCTCTCTGTCTCCCCCGTACCGACGCAAGATCCAATTACAGAGGACAGCTCACTCTTACAGCAGAATCCGAACTGAGTACCGGTCCCAGCGGATGGCGTTGGAGTCGAAGACACATTTAATATGGATGTTCGTCATAGTGGTGAACAGTACATGGCAAGAGTTGCCCTCAGAGATAGCTTTCGGGACGTTGCGTTCACCACCGCAACCCCGTTCAGCGACGATGGGTCCGAAGTTCTGTCTAACGAACTCGCCGACAACCTCGCGAAGCAGTACGACGCCGGCGCTCGCCTGTTCATTCCGTGTGGGAACACTGGCGAGTACTACTCGCTTACCGACGACGAGCGGATTGAAATCGTCGAAACCCACGTCGAGTCGACCGGCGATGATGCGACGATTGCCGGCGGCGCGGTCGGCAGCCTCGAGGAGGTCAACCGGCTCGCCAACGCCTACAAAGACGCCGGTGCGGACGCGATCATGGTGATGCACCCAGATCATACCTACACCCACGAGGACGGACTGACAAACTACTATCATCGGATCTGCGACGCGACCGACCTTGGCGTAGTCATCTACAAGCGCGGCCCCGGGGTCACGCGAGATACAATCTGCGAACTGAGCGAACGCGAGAACGTCGTCGTGGTGAAGTTCGCGGTGAACGACATCAAGGAGTTCTCGCAGACCGTCGCGGACGCGCCCGGTGACGTAACCTGGGTCAATGGGATCGCCGAGCGGTACGCCCTTGCGTTCGCCATCGAGGGCGTGACGGGGTACACTACCGGCCTCGGCAACTTCGCGCCGGAGACGACGCTGGCGCTGTTCGACGCCGTCGAGAACGAGAATTGGGAGCGGGCCCGGTCGATTCAGCGACTGCTCCGCCCGATCGAGGACCTCCGCGAAGAGTCCGGCGAGGGGAACGCGCTCCCTGCCGCGAACAACGTCTCCGTGGTCAAGTACGGTATGGATCTCGCGGGGTATACGGGGCCCGGTTCGCGACCCGCTGGTCGAACTCGCCGACGACGACGCAGCACGTCTCGAGGAGTACTACGAGCAACTCCGGACCGCATCGATTCAGGAACTGGTCTGATTCCCTAGACCGCGAACGCGACGACATGACAGCCTGCCGTACCCGTTTCATAGAGATGCTATTACGTTCGATGAGTTGCGCGATCGAATAGGGTCAGACGATTGACTACCGGCTACCTATTCTCATCGTCATAGTGGAACTCCGTCCACGGACCGTCGACGAACGGATACTCTTCAAGGATGTTGAGGTCGACGTCTACGCCGAGTCCAGGCGCGTCCGAGACGGTCATGCGCCCGTTCTCGATGGCCGGCTGTCCCTCGATTATGTCGAAAGCGAGATCGAACGGGTACATGCCGGGGTCGGTCGTCGTGTCGGCGAGCGCTGGGTCGTCCTCGAAGACGGGGTACTCGAGCAGCCGAACGTCCGGTGCCGCGGCGACGAGATGGGCGTTAGCCTGCAGACCGAGCCAGGTCCCGAAGTTGTGTGGGACGAATTCGACGTTCCTGCCGTCGCAGTACTCGATCGCGTCCCGACAGCCGGTAAAGCCCTCGTGGTGGCGGACATCGCCCTGCAGAAAGTCGATCGCACCGGTCTTCCCGAGCTCAACTAGTTCCGTTGGCGATTCCTCGCTCTCCCCGCCGGCCAGCGGCGCGCCGGTTTCGGCTAGGTCGATGTACCCGGCGTAATCATCGGGTTCGACCGGTTCCTCGATCCAGTAGGCGCCCCGGTCGGCGGCGTGTTCGACCAGTTCTCGGACGGTGTCTCGGCCGTAGGACTCGCCGAGCTTCCACCAAGTGTGGACGTCGAGCATGATCTCGATGTCGTCGACCGCGTCGGCGAGGAGGTTGACCGTCCGGCGGTCGCCCTCGGGACCGACCCCGGGCCGGTACTTGTAGCCGAAAAAGCCCAGTTCCTCGAGCGTTTCGGCCTGCTCGACGTATCCCTCCGGCTCCATGTACATTCCGGCACTGGCGTACAATGGCATCTCAACCGTCGGATCGGTGCCGTACTCCTCGGCCAACAGTTCGTAGATCGGTGCCCCGAGTTCCTTCCCCCGGAGGTCGTACAGCGCGACGTCGACAGCCGAGATTGCTTCCGTCCGGAGGTTGGCGGGCAGATCCGTTTCGACGATCAGATCGTGGGCGTCGGCGATTTCGTCGATCGACTCGCCCTCGAGCGCGCCGGCGACGGACTCATCGACGACCTCGGCGAACGTCTCCTGCGAGTCGCCCTCGAAGTACTCGCGCATAGCCGAACTGCTCGCACCTGCCGTCGCGAACCCCCGGCGGCCGTCTCGCGTCTCGACGACGACGAGAACGACGTCCCGCTTGCGGAGCCGTCGCACGCCACCGAAGAACGGACGATCCTGTATCGGGTCGATAGAAGATGAGAGAGCGTACCCTCTCACATCGGTGATATCCATACCGACCTATTCGCACCTACCCGTATAAATCATCCGCGTCGATCACCATCTCGTGAATGACGTAGCGCCCCATCAAATCTCCGCCCTTGGTAACTGTTCGCACGAGTGGATTAACACCGCGTGACCGCTGTCTACTCGTTTGAATTGGATCGAAATCGGCTCGATCGGACCCGAGATTGAGCGAATTGACCGGACCGTTGACGCCGATCCCGTTCCCCATTCGGGAACAGGGGTCCGGAAAAGCAGGGAGGGGTCG
Proteins encoded in this window:
- a CDS encoding IclR family transcriptional regulator, with translation MANAPNKRTGRRIQSVEISFTVLDAIRKNHRPNVTELADELGHSKSTIHSHLQTLESQEIIVHDGDGYRLSLQVLDMANDVREQVVNYDVIVDEVDELADETGEIVQFGLEEHGQVSYLYKARGNRAVETVSRAGRKQPMYSTSLGKSILAFLPAERREEIVSNASFTPKTPKTITDPDTLFKELETTAERGYGIDDEENIKGLRCIAAPVRNEQTVLGAISITGPASRITDDYLHGELAESVQRAANVIELNTKFS
- the xacF gene encoding 2,5-dioxovalerate dehydrogenase, with translation MPTAHRNYVDGEWVESRSGDTFEVLNPANTNEVVGEFQSSTAEDAEAAVEAAVVAEEEWAATPGPERGAILEETAQILDEQKEGLTETLTREEGKTLDEASGEVQRAIDIFRYYAQKARDLGGAVKSPSGEDKNLYTKREPLGTVGLITPWNYPVAIPAWKLAPALAAGNTAVLKPASAAPTVAWKLIEALDEAGLPAGVANYVTGSGSEVGGVLTEHEGVDAVSFTGSTAVGTAVAQAAADDLKRVQCEMGGKNPTVVMPSADVNEAVDIVGAGAFGVTGQACTACSRAIVHEDIYDEFLEGVVDYAESIGIAPGVENADMGPHVTNSELEGTLEYVEIAAEEDGATLETGGERLTGDEYDDGYYVEPAVFSDVTNDMRIAQEEVFGPVLAVLKVGSFEEGLEVANDVDYGLSASIVTQDLTEANEFAESVESGVAKVNEKTTGLELHVPFGGYKGSSTDTYREQGDAGLDFFTSTKTVYLNY
- a CDS encoding MBL fold metallo-hydrolase, with amino-acid sequence MTVNSDWGEWWAREELYGSPVEGVSLWFLGVTGWAIRTTETTIFIDPYFSTERDREYIARMLPVPMEPQWAEACDAVFCTHDHRDHFWPPSFGPLLEHGGSVHAPPECYENHDVSDVLEEKQIVAEPGDSYEVGDLTIHVRDGRDPDADGSVTYVLEHDEGTIFHGGDNRPCEAFREVGEEFDVDMGMLSYGTTARLLDDGDVIRRKLYNDTQDVIDAANAVGIDRLVPTHWRRWRSIQADPGALSKAATPWEYPRVIEEVEVGDRLRLDHPGIVPPTRLGGE
- a CDS encoding NAD-dependent epimerase/dehydratase family protein codes for the protein MDVLVTGSYGRCGTAIIDHLHDDDRYEFTYFNRSDRDEGPYAEYETVVGDVADYEALREACEGQDAIVHLAAYPYTDGNWQDIFEPNIVGMYNVLEAAREAEVDSVVFGSTNHVMGMYEIENAPEIYECNHDLVVDHTDPVRPDSYYGASKSFGEDLGRYYVEGCEYPRQFYAIRICSVRSEEYDHPYGDAEIGVAEGDWKRGSDAYEEQVARMKATWQSRRDFAHQIDCCLQDDSVAFDIFSGVSDNHRRWYDLEHARARIGYDPQDDGEEWDAPPE
- a CDS encoding universal stress protein, with protein sequence MDDPDAAKENNDAIAWVEEIEGTTYEKTDATAMTRKVAEEFTADVVDDIDVNVDIETAITDEADIDDEVLSTAERLGCDHVFIVGRKRSPTGKAIFGDVTQRVLLNFDGSVTVMME
- a CDS encoding mandelate racemase/muconate lactonizing enzyme family protein; protein product: MEITDIQVIPLAHSLPDGRGLGDARGFGTDRGTTLVRLETDDGTVGWGEAFAPGPIATATIEELFADNVIGMDPFEVESLAEESYTDPYHFGGDVFVQSAVSAIDIACWDIIGKTVGRPVHRLLGGTHCEELTPYASTMYFTETDRPIEEPIRETVDKGFTAAKIKIGAGTESDVERVRTAREIMGEDADLMVDMNGNYRPHQAVKSAQAIAGYDVTWIEEPVPPENRSGYRELRGKIDVPIAAGEAHYGRFAFKQLIDDRMVDIVQPNLGRCGGLSEARLIAGMASTENVAVRPHIWNSAVGMAAAVQFAASVSNYPHTRNVPEPMLIEFDRSENPLRSDLLETPFDPSGGTIDVPQEPGLGIEIDQDTLERYRDD